The window TACGAGCAGAGTAAGTTTGAAGCGGAACAAGCCGTTCGAGCAGCATCGTTCTTGGATCAACTGACCGTTTACCGGCCGGCGGTGATCTCCGGCGATTCTCAGACCGGACACACGACCAGCTACCACGGTCTGCACACTTACCTGCGACTGATGGCATTGTTGGTGCCAATGGTGGAACCGGACCAAAACGGCGTACGTCACACCCCCATTCGGCTTCCGATGACCGGGGAAGAACGCCGCAATGTTGTTCCCATCGATTGGGTTGCCGACGTGGTATCGCGGCTTCTTGATACGCCCGAAGCCCATGGTCAAACCTTTCATTTGACTCCTCGGGTCCACCTGACGCCGCGAAAGATCATTGATTGCTGTTGCTCGTACTTCAACTCAACCGGGGTTCAATATTGCGGTGACATCGACGTTCCTCATGAAGAGCTGAACGGATTTGAACGCAACTATTTCTCTGGCGTTTCGCTTTACGAATCCTACAACTCAACCGATCCAACTTTCGACAATTCGAACCTGCTTGCGTTCACCTCGGACCTTTCGTGTCCCGAAATTGATGAAACAGTGATCCATCGCTACCTTGCATTTGGTTTGGCTGATCGATGGGGCAAGCGTCGCGACCCTCGAGTGGAGCCCATCAATCACTTGGTTGACTACTTGCGGGATGCAACCGTCGCATCCATGCAACACAAAGAGGAGGAGCAGGCGGAGACGCAGCCTCAAACATTGCTCGGGCTGAACATTTTGGGCCCCGGTGGTGGACAATGGCGAGTGGTCAGTCGTCAGGGTGCGACCAGATTGGAAGTTGCCCACGGACTGCCCTGCCCCAAAACTTTGACCATCCGCGCCAGTTCACGCGTGTTGTCCAAGCTGATGACCAACCAAGATCTTTGCCCGACCGAACTGGGACACTACGTCGATGGCAATTCGACTGCCACGAAGATCCCTCGAGAAGCGATCGACACCTGTCGGCTGCTGTTCTCGAAAGTCACCTGTGCTTAGCAGGCTGTTGATTTATTGAGCCGCACCGCGTTAGCGGCTGTTGATTAGACGCCAACCGGGGCTAACGCCCAACGGCTAATGATTGACATTCGGTATGCGACTAAATCAACAGCCTGTTAGGCTTCGCCTGAAGACGACTCTGGATCACTCGTACCGCAACGCATCGATTGGATTCAATCGCGATGCTGTTCGAGCGGGGTAGTAACCGAAAACGATTCCCACCGTCGCGGCAACCGTCACGGCAACGATCGGAGCCCAGATCGACATCGCGGTCGGCCAACCGATCACTCGGCCAACCAACACAGACCACATGTGGCCGGCGAAGATGCCAATGAATCCGCCCACCACGCACAACACCGTCGCTTCGATTAGAAATTGACGAAGGATCGCACTGCGGTTGGCTCCGACCGCCATCCGCAATCCGATTTCTCGCGTCCGCTCGGTGACCGAGACTAACATGATGTTCATGATTCCCACGCCGCCGACCATCAGTGAGACGCCGGCAATCACCAAACCCAATGCCGATACACCACCGACGACTTGTCCAACCACTTTGGATACTTCGGTGATGTCATTGATGCGATAAGCCCCCGCCGGTTCGACGTTGTGACGACGGGAAAGCACCTGAGTGATTTGTTGCCGAGCCAACTCCACGTGATCCGGCGACTCGGCCTCCACATAGATTTGGTGAATCTCTTCTCGCTGCGTCGAGCGTCTGGTTGATGCCAATTGCATCGGCGGCATCTGATCCGCGAACGTGCTGAACTGAGCCGTCGCGCCGGTGCTGCTGTTGACTCGAAGTTTGAACGTCGTCCACGGTCCGATGATGATGTCGTCTTGATCGTTCCCGATCACATCCCCGCCCTTTTCGGTAAGGACGCCGACCACGCGAAGCGGAACCCCGTTGACGCGAATTTCTTCGCCGATCGGGTACTCCGAGTCAAACAATTCGTGAGCAACGGTTTTGCCCAAGATGCAAACCTTCGCCGCATCGAGAACTTGTTCCTGCGTGAACGGTGTGCCCAGTTCCAACTGATCCCAGTTCCTTGCCGCCAAGTATTGCGACGTTGTACCGAGAGCAAGATTGGGGCTCCAGCGGCGATTCTGGCGGACCAACTGGACCTGCGAATACACAAGCGGAGCGGCAACCTTGACGGCCGAACATTGCTCGGCGACCGCAACGACGTCATCAGGAATGATCTGGATCGGTCGTTGACGTCCACTGGTACTGGACGCTTTCCCCGGACTGATCGTCAGCATGCTGGCGCCCATGCTCGCGACGGTTTCTTCAATCGCGGTGGATGCCCCCGCACTGAGCTCCATCGTCGAAATCACCGAGGCAACACCGATGATCACCCCCAGCATCGTCAGCACGGTCCGCAACGCGTTGCGACGGAGTGCCAAAACAGCCACAACAATCGCATTCCAAGTCGCGGGCAGCGACCAGGCGGACGCCGGCTCACGCAGCGGCTCAGCTCTGGAATTCGCAAGGCGAGACCGATCAACGGTCGAAGCACGTTGACGTACATCCTCAGCGACCAAACCGTCTTTCATGCGCACGACACGGTCCGCTTCATGAGCGACCTCCGCATCGTGCGTGACGACCACCAACGTGATGCCGTGTTCTTGATTGAGCTGACGAAACAACGCCAGAATTTCTTGTTCGGTGACCGTGTCCAGGTTCCCGGTTGGCTCGTCGGCCAGCAACAATTTGGGGCGGTTCATCAACGCTCGAGCGATCGCGATTCGCTGTCGTTCGCCACCGGACAATTGATTGGGCATGTGGTCCAACCGACCTCCCAAACCGACGGACTCCAGCAACTTCGTCGCGTCTTCGATGCACTCCCGCCTGGACCTTCCGTCGGAGGCATAGATCGTCGGCAGCATCACGTTGTCGAGTGCCGTCGCCCGTGGCAGCAGGTTGAAGTTCTGAAAGACAAACCCGATGTGCTGGCTTCGAAACGCGGCCAACTCCAACGGAGTCAAACTTGAAACATCAATCCCGGCCAAGTGGTAGTCACCATCGGTCGGATGATCCAAACTCCCCAACAAGTTCATCAGGGTTGTCTTCCCAGACCCCGACGATCCCATCAACGCAACATATTCCCCCGCTTCGATGTTCAGCGTGATGCCCTTGAGCACCGGCAGATCGTGGTCACCGACCCGATAATCTTTGCGAAGGCCATACAGTTGGATCACGCTGCGTCCCTGTGAATGACGTGC of the Rhodopirellula baltica SH 1 genome contains:
- a CDS encoding SDR family oxidoreductase, whose protein sequence is MTSATGLVGQYLLRNAMMSGKRIAVIARSTKKKTAHERVEAILQRFETELGRELPRPVCLEGDIVHPNLGLSAGATEWVRQNCDRMIHGAAVLKFQGSDRTGDPWKTNLGGTQNVLAFCRETDIRDFHYLSTAYVCGNRTDLVRELDLDVGQNFRNDYEQSKFEAEQAVRAASFLDQLTVYRPAVISGDSQTGHTTSYHGLHTYLRLMALLVPMVEPDQNGVRHTPIRLPMTGEERRNVVPIDWVADVVSRLLDTPEAHGQTFHLTPRVHLTPRKIIDCCCSYFNSTGVQYCGDIDVPHEELNGFERNYFSGVSLYESYNSTDPTFDNSNLLAFTSDLSCPEIDETVIHRYLAFGLADRWGKRRDPRVEPINHLVDYLRDATVASMQHKEEEQAETQPQTLLGLNILGPGGGQWRVVSRQGATRLEVAHGLPCPKTLTIRASSRVLSKLMTNQDLCPTELGHYVDGNSTATKIPREAIDTCRLLFSKVTCA
- a CDS encoding ABC transporter permease, which encodes MIQLYGLRKDYRVGDHDLPVLKGITLNIEAGEYVALMGSSGSGKTTLMNLLGSLDHPTDGDYHLAGIDVSSLTPLELAAFRSQHIGFVFQNFNLLPRATALDNVMLPTIYASDGRSRRECIEDATKLLESVGLGGRLDHMPNQLSGGERQRIAIARALMNRPKLLLADEPTGNLDTVTEQEILALFRQLNQEHGITLVVVTHDAEVAHEADRVVRMKDGLVAEDVRQRASTVDRSRLANSRAEPLREPASAWSLPATWNAIVVAVLALRRNALRTVLTMLGVIIGVASVISTMELSAGASTAIEETVASMGASMLTISPGKASSTSGRQRPIQIIPDDVVAVAEQCSAVKVAAPLVYSQVQLVRQNRRWSPNLALGTTSQYLAARNWDQLELGTPFTQEQVLDAAKVCILGKTVAHELFDSEYPIGEEIRVNGVPLRVVGVLTEKGGDVIGNDQDDIIIGPWTTFKLRVNSSTGATAQFSTFADQMPPMQLASTRRSTQREEIHQIYVEAESPDHVELARQQITQVLSRRHNVEPAGAYRINDITEVSKVVGQVVGGVSALGLVIAGVSLMVGGVGIMNIMLVSVTERTREIGLRMAVGANRSAILRQFLIEATVLCVVGGFIGIFAGHMWSVLVGRVIGWPTAMSIWAPIVAVTVAATVGIVFGYYPARTASRLNPIDALRYE